The nucleotide window ATTGGCTTGTTCTCACCGCCGTGGTTGTCCCGAGCCGGATGGCAGTCCATCCTCTCCTTGGCGTTCTTCCGATCTTCGCCGCACTGCTTCTTCGTGGAATCGGTCCGAGGCGTACCGAGGCCAGACTTCAGGCCAAAAACTGGACCGATCAGGTCGCTTTCTTGCTCATTACGACGTGGCCCTTGGCATGGATCGCCTTGATCTTGCTTAGCAAGACCCTTTTCTAGGTGTCGTGTTCAGTATTGAGTCATCCAGGTTGCGCTCGGCCTCGTGCCTTGATCTTGAAGCGAGACGCTTCGGACGATAAGCTTTGTGGTTTACCCCAGCACCTGCGATGAAGGGCTTGGATCGACTTCCCGGTTTCGACGTCAGAGGACGCAACCTCAATGCCTCGTAAACGCTTCGGACGAAGCCGCAAGAATCGTTGCCGTTTTTGCACCCCTGAGGGTTGCCCTCGGCCGGCTTACGTCGACTACAAAGATATGAGCTTGCTGAAGAAGATGCTCACAAACCAGAGCAAGATGTTCTCTCGCAAGCGGAGCGGAAACTGCGCAGCCTTCCAGCGTGCCACCGCCGAAGCCATCAAGCGGGCACGCTATATGGCCTTGCTGCCGTATGTGGGTGAATAAGGGCATCCAGCCCTCACGGGTTTTTCGCTGAACTGTCCGTTCAGTAATCCTGTTCGACGTCCTGACCTATCGTCATCGAAGTAGGTAAGGGCGTCGATTTTTTTGATTGCGAGCCCGTTCGATCGATTAGGTTCGATTAATGCTGAACCCTTTCGGGACCAATTGGCTGGGCAACAAATTCCTGGAATCCAAAATCGAGCTCATGATACTCACGATCAAGATGCGTTGAGAGACTTTTCTCCGCCCCACCTCGAAGCCGACCGCGATAGGCATCGCGCGCAT belongs to Tautonia rosea and includes:
- the rpsR gene encoding 30S ribosomal protein S18, which translates into the protein MPRKRFGRSRKNRCRFCTPEGCPRPAYVDYKDMSLLKKMLTNQSKMFSRKRSGNCAAFQRATAEAIKRARYMALLPYVGE